One segment of Niabella beijingensis DNA contains the following:
- a CDS encoding aminotransferase class IV, with the protein MKWTFVNNEFAEEGKDRIRTGDLALQRGYAVFDYFRTIHNKPLFLDDYLQRFFNSAAALFITVPHNPEAVKALIFQLIEKNHIPQSGIRMIATGGYAPDSYTPVEGNFILQQQPLQLPDTATFETGIKIITQEYQRDLPEVKSINYLMGIWLQKKVKEKQAADVLYFQNHIISEFPRANVFIVTPEGRLATPSRNLLQGITRKKVIELAGELLPVEERDVFLPELTHAAEVFMTSTTKRILPVTEVDGIRIGNGTAGPVTRKLYTRFLEMEATQV; encoded by the coding sequence ATGAAATGGACATTTGTAAACAATGAATTTGCCGAAGAAGGAAAAGACCGGATACGCACCGGTGATCTGGCCCTGCAACGGGGCTATGCTGTTTTTGATTATTTCAGAACGATTCATAACAAGCCCCTGTTCCTCGACGATTACCTGCAGCGTTTCTTTAATTCCGCAGCAGCGCTTTTTATTACTGTTCCCCATAATCCCGAAGCGGTAAAGGCGCTTATTTTTCAGCTGATCGAAAAGAACCATATCCCGCAAAGCGGTATTCGTATGATTGCCACAGGCGGCTATGCGCCGGACAGCTACACACCGGTTGAGGGCAATTTTATCCTGCAGCAGCAACCGCTGCAGTTGCCGGACACAGCAACATTTGAAACCGGCATCAAAATCATAACACAGGAATACCAGCGGGACCTCCCCGAGGTAAAATCGATCAATTACCTGATGGGCATCTGGCTTCAGAAAAAAGTAAAAGAAAAACAGGCAGCGGATGTTCTCTATTTTCAGAACCATATCATTTCCGAATTTCCCCGGGCCAATGTTTTTATTGTAACACCGGAAGGCCGTCTGGCAACTCCCTCGCGTAACCTGCTACAGGGCATCACCCGGAAAAAGGTAATAGAACTGGCGGGTGAACTGCTTCCGGTAGAAGAACGGGATGTTTTTCTGCCGGAATTGACCCATGCCGCAGAAGTGTTTATGACCAGCACCACCAAACGCATCCTGCCGGTAACGGAAGTGGACGGGATCCGTATCGGGAACGGAACCGCAGGGCCTGTGACCCGTAAACTATATACCCGTTTTCTGGAAATGGAAGCGACGCAGGTGTAA
- a CDS encoding Ig-like domain-containing protein (predicted Zn-dependent protease with a strongly conserved HExxH motif) codes for MRTVSRVILMDKKTGRKKYVVLLWCLCFSLHLAAQNHSAVVTTDINNFWETYDSIRTTNDSAQQRAYLDRLFITKGTPGLQAMMKARRYTPQEYIDAINKSPEFWTSLRKNTSRAGALAADIETGTDQLRSIYPELKPATTYFTMGVFRSGGTTAGDKILIGSEIIFADEKKMNSLKFTAVHELVHTQQKTTETGQLLAQSVMEGVAEFLAVMATGTPSAAPAIGYGKRNEERVKKVFASQMFSSYYSFWLYSDATNEFDTRDLGYYVGYAIAEKYYEKAKDKKQAIREMIELDYSNSVSLAAYVDASGYFSQPVAAYAKIFEKKRPGVISLEPFKNGNRKVSPGITRITITFSTAMHNQFRNFELGPLGKEHLARIKNVIGFSEDGRSISLELEALQPNKKYQLVIGSGFRDQDLRPLHPYLIDFTTGRK; via the coding sequence ATGAGAACAGTATCCCGGGTGATACTAATGGATAAAAAAACCGGCAGAAAAAAATATGTTGTGCTATTATGGTGCCTGTGCTTTTCTTTACACCTGGCTGCTCAAAACCATTCCGCAGTTGTAACTACAGACATCAATAATTTCTGGGAAACCTATGACAGCATCCGTACCACAAACGACAGTGCTCAGCAGCGTGCTTACCTGGACCGGTTATTTATTACCAAGGGCACGCCGGGATTGCAGGCCATGATGAAGGCAAGACGGTATACACCGCAGGAGTATATTGACGCGATCAATAAAAGCCCCGAGTTCTGGACTTCGCTCCGGAAGAACACCTCGCGGGCCGGCGCCCTGGCAGCGGATATAGAAACAGGTACGGATCAGTTGCGGAGCATATATCCTGAACTGAAGCCGGCAACCACTTATTTTACCATGGGTGTTTTCCGGAGCGGGGGAACCACTGCCGGTGACAAGATCCTGATCGGCAGTGAAATTATTTTTGCTGATGAAAAGAAAATGAACAGCCTGAAATTCACCGCTGTTCATGAGCTGGTGCATACACAACAGAAAACTACTGAAACCGGTCAGCTGCTGGCACAATCCGTAATGGAAGGTGTGGCAGAGTTTCTGGCGGTAATGGCCACCGGAACGCCCTCCGCGGCTCCGGCGATCGGCTACGGGAAGCGCAACGAGGAACGGGTTAAAAAAGTTTTTGCCAGCCAGATGTTCAGTTCTTATTACAGCTTCTGGCTTTACAGTGATGCAACAAATGAATTTGATACCCGGGACCTGGGTTACTATGTGGGGTATGCCATTGCTGAAAAATATTATGAAAAGGCAAAGGATAAAAAACAGGCCATCAGGGAAATGATTGAGCTGGATTATAGCAACTCCGTATCCCTTGCCGCCTATGTGGATGCAAGCGGATACTTCTCGCAACCGGTGGCCGCCTACGCCAAAATATTTGAAAAAAAACGGCCGGGGGTAATCAGCCTGGAACCGTTTAAAAACGGAAATAGAAAAGTCAGCCCCGGGATCACGCGGATCACAATTACGTTTTCAACGGCAATGCACAACCAGTTCCGGAATTTTGAGTTAGGACCATTAGGAAAGGAGCACCTGGCACGGATAAAGAATGTGATTGGTTTTTCAGAAGATGGGAGGTCCATTTCTCTTGAACTGGAGGCGCTTCAGCCCAACAAAAAATACCAGCTCGTTATCGGAAGCGGCTTCAGGGATCAGGACCTGCGTCCGCTGCACCCGTACCTTATTGATTTTACAACTGGAAGAAAATAG
- a CDS encoding P1 family peptidase, whose amino-acid sequence MWYRILFIGFCSAIITISTKAQPAAKKLKPPVRIGVLPSGTYNAITDVSGVRIGHKTLISGSSVRTGATVVLPHEGSLFQEKVPAAVYVGNGFGKLAGSTQIRELGNIEGPVILTNTLNVASGINAGITYTLEKNKQLDIQSVNTVVGETNDGFLNDIRGRHVSEKDILEAIETADTGWVAQGNVGAGTGTVCFGFKGGIGTASRVLPNASGGYTVGVLVQTNFGGVLEIAGVPVGRELGKYFLSDQLNQPVDGSCMIVVATDAPLDARNLERLAKRAFMGLAKTGGIASNGSGDYVIAFSTSPSVRIPHVPEGPLHTTTSLFNEDVSPLFLAAIEATEEAIINSLFAATTMTGRDGHKVEALPRDKVISILKKYNRYQP is encoded by the coding sequence ATGTGGTACCGTATCTTGTTTATCGGGTTTTGCAGTGCAATCATAACCATTTCTACAAAAGCCCAGCCGGCAGCAAAAAAGCTAAAGCCTCCTGTCAGAATAGGGGTATTGCCCAGCGGCACCTACAACGCAATCACCGATGTAAGCGGGGTACGTATCGGTCATAAAACACTTATCAGTGGCAGCTCGGTACGAACAGGAGCTACGGTTGTACTGCCACATGAAGGCAGCCTGTTTCAGGAAAAAGTTCCCGCTGCTGTATATGTGGGCAATGGTTTTGGAAAACTGGCCGGCAGCACACAGATCCGGGAGCTGGGAAATATCGAAGGTCCGGTGATCCTTACCAACACGCTCAATGTAGCCTCCGGTATCAATGCCGGGATCACCTATACGCTGGAAAAAAACAAACAACTGGACATACAGAGTGTAAACACCGTTGTGGGAGAGACCAACGATGGGTTCCTCAACGATATCCGGGGCCGGCATGTTTCCGAAAAGGACATTCTGGAAGCAATTGAAACGGCGGACACGGGATGGGTGGCACAGGGCAATGTAGGGGCAGGAACCGGGACGGTCTGCTTTGGTTTCAAGGGAGGTATCGGCACTGCCTCAAGAGTATTGCCCAACGCTTCCGGAGGCTATACGGTGGGCGTACTGGTACAGACCAATTTTGGCGGTGTGCTGGAAATTGCCGGTGTTCCGGTGGGCAGGGAACTGGGAAAATATTTCTTAAGCGACCAGCTGAACCAGCCCGTGGATGGCAGCTGCATGATCGTTGTAGCTACCGACGCACCGCTGGATGCCCGCAACCTCGAACGGCTGGCCAAGCGTGCGTTTATGGGTCTTGCAAAGACCGGCGGCATTGCCAGCAACGGCAGCGGCGACTATGTCATCGCTTTTTCCACCAGCCCTTCCGTAAGAATTCCGCATGTGCCGGAAGGGCCCCTGCATACCACTACTTCCCTTTTTAATGAGGATGTTTCACCCTTGTTCCTGGCCGCCATCGAAGCAACAGAGGAAGCCATTATCAATTCGCTTTTTGCAGCAACCACTATGACAGGCCGCGACGGACACAAAGTGGAAGCCCTGCCGAGAGACAAAGTAATTTCGATCTTAAAAAAATACAACCGGTACCAACCATGA
- the nusA gene encoding transcription termination factor NusA has translation MASINLIEAFQDFKDAENIDRPTMMKVVEDVFKTLLRKKYGSDENFDVIVNAEKGDLEIVRHRTIVEDGEVEDPLAQVAYSEAIKSEPDYEVGEDLYEEIDLIDFGRRAILAAKQTLAGRISDLKKNVLAKKYEDRIGEIISAEVYQVWKKEILLLDEEGNELILPKSEQIPQDYFKKGENIRAVVTRVDLKNNNPVIILSRTSPDFLAKLLEIEVPEIFDGLITIKKIVREPGERAKVAVESYDDRIDPVGACVGMKGSRIHGIVRELKNENIDVINFTTNIQLLIQRSLTPAKITSMSVDQESKHASIFLKPDQVSLAIGKRGVNIKLASDLTGFELDVYRDTEDEEEEFDVDLEEFSDEIDEWVIDALKKIGCDTARSVLRMSPSELEKRADLEKETVDDVRKILQEELERE, from the coding sequence ATGGCAAGTATTAATTTAATTGAGGCATTCCAGGATTTTAAAGATGCAGAAAATATAGATCGTCCCACAATGATGAAAGTTGTAGAGGATGTATTCAAAACATTACTCCGTAAAAAATACGGAAGCGATGAAAATTTTGATGTAATTGTTAACGCAGAGAAAGGAGACCTGGAAATCGTGCGGCACCGGACTATCGTGGAAGATGGAGAGGTGGAAGATCCGTTGGCCCAGGTGGCGTATTCGGAGGCGATCAAATCCGAGCCGGATTATGAAGTGGGAGAAGACCTGTATGAGGAAATTGACCTGATCGATTTCGGCCGCAGAGCGATCCTTGCTGCAAAACAAACACTGGCAGGGCGCATCAGTGATCTGAAGAAAAACGTACTGGCAAAGAAATACGAAGACCGGATTGGTGAAATCATCAGCGCTGAAGTATACCAGGTGTGGAAGAAAGAGATCCTGCTGCTGGATGAGGAAGGGAATGAACTGATCCTTCCCAAAAGCGAGCAGATACCACAGGATTATTTTAAGAAAGGTGAAAACATCCGCGCGGTAGTGACCCGGGTGGATCTGAAGAACAATAACCCGGTGATCATCCTTTCCCGTACTTCTCCCGATTTCCTTGCCAAGTTGCTGGAAATAGAAGTACCCGAGATCTTTGACGGTCTGATCACCATCAAAAAAATTGTGCGGGAGCCAGGCGAAAGAGCAAAAGTGGCCGTGGAGTCTTATGACGATCGTATTGATCCGGTGGGCGCCTGTGTGGGTATGAAGGGCAGCCGTATTCATGGCATTGTTCGGGAACTGAAGAATGAAAATATTGATGTGATCAATTTCACCACCAACATACAGCTGCTGATTCAGCGGTCGCTGACGCCCGCTAAAATTACCAGTATGAGTGTGGATCAGGAAAGCAAACACGCCAGCATCTTTTTAAAGCCCGACCAGGTTTCACTGGCTATTGGTAAAAGAGGGGTGAACATTAAGCTGGCGTCCGACCTTACCGGATTTGAGCTCGATGTATACCGTGATACAGAGGATGAAGAGGAAGAGTTTGATGTGGATCTGGAAGAGTTCTCCGATGAAATCGATGAATGGGTGATTGATGCATTAAAGAAGATCGGGTGCGATACGGCACGAAGCGTTTTAAGGATGTCACCCAGTGAGCTGGAGAAAAGAGCCGACCTGGAAAAAGAAACGGTTGATGACGTTCGAAAAATTTTACAAGAAGAACTGGAGCGGGAATAA
- a CDS encoding Fur family transcriptional regulator, with amino-acid sequence MDSIVHILKQNNLSVTEGRRKILSLFLNSDGALAHADIEKNTDSHFDRVTVYRTLQSFVDKGIIHTIPTSDNSIKYALCKDECGEGHHHDHHIHLVCSRCGNTFCLDDVVTPAVKLPKDYTIQQVEVVVKGICKACNAK; translated from the coding sequence ATGGATTCGATCGTTCATATATTAAAACAAAACAATTTAAGCGTAACCGAAGGCCGGCGCAAAATCCTGTCCCTGTTCCTGAACAGCGACGGCGCCCTGGCACATGCAGACATTGAAAAAAATACGGACAGTCATTTCGATCGTGTAACCGTATACCGCACTCTCCAGTCGTTTGTGGATAAAGGGATCATTCATACGATTCCTACTTCAGACAACAGCATCAAATATGCCCTGTGCAAGGATGAATGCGGGGAAGGACATCACCATGATCATCACATACACCTGGTATGCAGCAGGTGCGGCAATACTTTTTGCCTGGATGATGTGGTAACACCGGCCGTTAAACTGCCGAAGGACTATACCATACAACAGGTGGAAGTGGTGGTAAAAGGTATCTGCAAAGCCTGTAATGCCAAGTAA
- a CDS encoding DUF5362 family protein produces the protein MENFNQPAPQFGEGGLFKHLEVNEQGKLYLDEASKWAKFLGIIGFIFLFFMLIGGFGVMMAGSAAFRNSGIPFSGAFIGLLYIAFAALYFFPAFYLYKFGTIARRALQNESLTELNEGLRYLKSFFKFAGILTIVVIAFYIIAVLSVGMGAMTSRF, from the coding sequence ATGGAAAATTTCAATCAGCCCGCTCCGCAATTTGGAGAGGGAGGACTTTTTAAGCATCTTGAAGTGAACGAACAGGGCAAGCTTTATCTTGACGAAGCTTCCAAATGGGCAAAATTTCTTGGCATTATCGGTTTCATTTTTCTCTTTTTTATGCTCATAGGCGGATTTGGAGTAATGATGGCGGGATCTGCCGCTTTCCGCAACAGCGGAATCCCCTTCTCCGGCGCATTTATTGGACTTCTTTACATTGCATTCGCCGCACTTTATTTTTTCCCGGCTTTTTATCTTTATAAATTCGGTACCATCGCCCGCAGGGCCCTGCAGAACGAAAGCCTTACCGAACTGAATGAAGGGCTCCGGTACCTGAAAAGTTTCTTCAAGTTTGCCGGTATCCTTACCATTGTGGTGATCGCTTTTTATATTATTGCCGTTCTGAGCGTGGGCATGGGCGCCATGACTTCGAGGTTCTGA
- a CDS encoding YybH family protein: MKKYYFLVLLNLILLSGQAQQTDEQQIRAVMEQQITAWNQGNLEVFMDTYWKNDSLLFVGKKGTTYGWQQTLDNYRRSYPSRDEMGTLKFTLLKIQPLGTGFCNVVGKWQLTRKQGDLSGHFTLIFRKIAGSWKIIQDHSS, translated from the coding sequence ATGAAAAAATATTATTTTCTTGTTTTGCTGAATCTGATCCTGCTGTCCGGCCAGGCGCAGCAAACGGATGAGCAACAAATACGGGCAGTGATGGAGCAGCAGATCACTGCCTGGAACCAGGGAAACCTGGAAGTGTTTATGGATACTTACTGGAAAAATGATTCCCTGCTATTTGTGGGCAAAAAAGGTACAACCTATGGATGGCAGCAGACCCTGGACAATTACCGGAGGTCCTATCCCTCCAGGGACGAAATGGGCACACTTAAATTTACCCTGTTAAAAATACAACCTCTGGGAACCGGTTTTTGCAATGTGGTCGGGAAATGGCAACTGACCCGCAAACAGGGCGATCTCAGCGGGCACTTTACATTGATCTTCAGGAAAATAGCAGGTAGCTGGAAGATCATACAGGATCACAGCAGCTGA
- a CDS encoding low molecular weight protein-tyrosine-phosphatase, translating into MKILMVCLGNICRSPLAEGILQKKADQLGLNWQVDSAGTNGYHTGEAPHRLSQKVAAHHGIDISAQRARDFVAADFEHFDKIYAMANDVVDEIRYIAGDRFDPSKVELIMNEITPGKNSDVPDPWYGPEPGYHEVFEMLDKATDRIVKRYHGAAHTATTQNQ; encoded by the coding sequence ATGAAGATTTTAATGGTATGCCTGGGCAATATCTGCAGAAGTCCCCTGGCAGAAGGAATTTTACAAAAGAAAGCAGATCAGCTTGGCCTGAACTGGCAGGTAGACAGTGCCGGTACCAATGGTTATCATACCGGTGAGGCGCCGCACCGGCTCTCACAGAAAGTAGCGGCACATCATGGGATTGATATTTCCGCGCAACGGGCCCGTGATTTTGTTGCTGCTGATTTTGAGCACTTTGATAAGATCTACGCCATGGCAAACGATGTGGTGGACGAAATAAGATACATTGCCGGAGATCGTTTTGACCCCTCGAAAGTGGAACTGATCATGAACGAAATCACTCCCGGTAAAAACAGCGATGTTCCGGATCCCTGGTACGGGCCGGAGCCCGGTTATCATGAAGTATTTGAAATGCTGGACAAAGCGACAGACCGTATCGTAAAAAGATACCACGGAGCAGCGCATACGGCAACAACACAAAACCAATAA
- the rlmN gene encoding 23S rRNA (adenine(2503)-C(2))-methyltransferase RlmN, with protein MNTKQQNIRNLSLTDLEDYFLSMGEKKFRARQVYDWLWLKPVQGFDAMSNISKELRQQLSSRFEFPALTVDLTQHSEDGTIKTRFKTVEGYLTEGVLIPTEERKTACVSSQIGCSLSCKFCATGYIERKRNLSFDEIYDEVALINQQSLEVYDKKLTNIVFMGMGEPLLNYRNVLKAIDKITDPEGLGMSPKRITVSTAGVAKQIRQLGDDKVKFKLALSLHAANDKKRHEIMPINDSNNIKSLIEALNYFYKQTKNEITFEYILFNNFNDSLEDADELIKIYRQVPADLVNLIEYNPIEFAKFTKPSEEKVDAFMNYLEKNKVNARLRRSRGKDIDAACGQLANKNN; from the coding sequence ATGAACACAAAGCAGCAGAACATCCGTAATCTCAGCCTCACAGACCTGGAAGACTATTTTTTGTCGATGGGGGAGAAAAAATTCCGTGCCCGGCAGGTGTACGACTGGCTGTGGCTGAAACCGGTACAGGGCTTTGATGCGATGAGCAATATCAGCAAGGAGCTGCGGCAGCAACTGAGCAGCCGGTTCGAATTTCCGGCGTTGACGGTGGATCTGACCCAGCACTCGGAGGACGGAACAATAAAAACCCGCTTCAAAACAGTGGAGGGCTATCTTACCGAAGGGGTACTGATCCCGACAGAAGAGCGCAAAACGGCCTGTGTGAGCTCCCAGATCGGCTGCAGCCTGAGCTGTAAATTTTGTGCCACCGGCTATATTGAACGGAAACGGAACCTGAGTTTTGATGAGATCTATGACGAAGTGGCGCTGATCAACCAGCAATCCCTTGAGGTTTATGATAAGAAACTCACCAATATTGTGTTTATGGGAATGGGGGAGCCGCTGCTGAATTACCGGAACGTACTGAAGGCCATTGATAAGATCACCGACCCCGAAGGATTGGGAATGAGCCCCAAAAGAATTACAGTATCCACCGCGGGAGTTGCCAAACAGATCCGGCAACTGGGAGATGATAAAGTGAAATTTAAACTTGCGCTGTCACTGCATGCGGCAAATGATAAAAAACGGCACGAAATTATGCCCATCAATGACAGCAACAATATCAAATCGCTTATTGAGGCATTGAACTATTTTTATAAACAGACAAAGAACGAGATCACTTTTGAATACATCCTGTTTAATAATTTCAACGATTCACTGGAGGATGCGGATGAGCTGATCAAGATCTACCGGCAGGTACCGGCGGATCTGGTGAACCTGATTGAATACAACCCGATCGAGTTTGCGAAATTCACCAAACCATCGGAAGAAAAAGTGGATGCGTTCATGAACTACCTCGAAAAGAATAAGGTAAATGCCCGCTTAAGACGCAGCAGGGGCAAGGATATCGACGCCGCCTGTGGTCAGTTGGCGAATAAGAACAATTAA
- a CDS encoding ribosome maturation factor gives MDKEAIIQTLQEKVVALLAGNPSHFLVDIRIKPTNNFKIFIDGDRGVGIDDLVKYNRALYKQIEEEGLFPDGDFSLEVSSPGLDEPLKLHRQYIKNTGRNVEVIQLDGQRTEGTLLSVADDAIVVVETRGKGKKMETTAHTILLETIKTTKIQIKF, from the coding sequence ATGGACAAAGAGGCTATAATTCAAACTTTACAGGAAAAAGTAGTTGCGTTGCTGGCGGGAAATCCGTCTCATTTTTTAGTGGATATCCGGATAAAACCTACCAATAATTTTAAGATTTTTATTGATGGGGATAGGGGAGTGGGGATTGATGACCTGGTAAAGTATAACAGGGCGTTGTATAAGCAAATAGAGGAAGAAGGGTTGTTCCCGGATGGGGATTTTTCCCTGGAAGTATCATCGCCCGGATTGGATGAGCCGCTAAAACTGCACCGCCAGTATATTAAGAACACAGGTCGAAATGTGGAGGTGATCCAGCTCGACGGACAAAGGACTGAAGGAACGTTACTGTCTGTGGCCGATGATGCCATTGTAGTGGTTGAAACCAGGGGCAAGGGCAAAAAAATGGAAACGACAGCACATACTATTTTATTGGAAACAATTAAAACAACAAAAATTCAAATTAAATTTTAA
- a CDS encoding SCO family protein, whose product MSKKAIFYTAFFVFLSIAFYLTAVYFIPGFNKRKLEPISKVGQFTFTDQDGKPFSNKDVEGKLYVTEYFYTTCPGICPMMNNNMKQVYEKYKGTPGFLIVSHTCDPENDSAAQLKHYADSMKVDTRQWVFLTGRKDSLYKMARLSYTIDDPKNYLNSNEDDFLHTQFWALVDGKGNVLKIYDGLKQKEINRLIADIADELKNASKIN is encoded by the coding sequence ATGTCAAAAAAGGCTATTTTTTATACTGCATTTTTCGTTTTTCTTTCGATCGCATTCTACCTGACAGCCGTCTATTTTATCCCGGGCTTTAACAAACGGAAACTGGAACCGATCAGCAAAGTGGGACAATTCACCTTTACGGACCAGGACGGGAAACCTTTTTCCAACAAGGATGTGGAGGGAAAGCTGTATGTGACCGAATATTTTTATACGACCTGCCCCGGTATCTGCCCGATGATGAACAATAACATGAAACAGGTTTATGAAAAATACAAAGGCACCCCGGGGTTCTTGATTGTTTCCCACACCTGCGATCCGGAAAACGATTCCGCCGCACAGCTGAAGCATTATGCCGATTCGATGAAAGTGGATACCAGGCAGTGGGTGTTCCTGACCGGCAGGAAGGACAGTCTTTATAAAATGGCACGTCTGAGCTATACCATTGATGACCCGAAGAATTACCTCAACTCTAATGAAGATGATTTCCTGCACACCCAGTTCTGGGCGCTGGTGGACGGAAAGGGAAACGTATTAAAAATTTATGACGGGTTGAAACAAAAAGAAATCAACCGGTTAATAGCGGATATTGCCGACGAACTGAAAAATGCATCAAAAATTAATTAA
- a CDS encoding MerC domain-containing protein encodes MRSKINWDALGISASVICAIHCAVLPLFMASLPLFGINIIENVAFELGMIFLAFVIGIYSLYHGYKSHHHKKLPILLFAAGIFFLVLKQVLLEYHTLLLVPAVIFIIAAHIINYRYCRSHNHAHAEDCDHDHY; translated from the coding sequence ATGAGATCAAAAATCAATTGGGACGCACTGGGGATTTCCGCTTCTGTGATCTGCGCCATTCATTGTGCAGTGCTGCCCCTATTTATGGCCAGCTTGCCTCTTTTTGGGATCAATATCATTGAAAATGTGGCATTTGAACTGGGGATGATCTTCCTGGCCTTTGTGATCGGTATCTATTCGCTGTATCATGGTTATAAATCGCACCACCATAAAAAGCTGCCCATCCTGCTTTTTGCAGCGGGGATCTTTTTCCTGGTGCTGAAGCAGGTATTGCTAGAATATCATACCCTGCTGCTGGTACCCGCCGTTATTTTTATCATAGCAGCCCATATTATCAATTACCGGTACTGCCGCAGTCATAATCACGCGCATGCGGAGGATTGTGATCATGATCATTATTAA
- a CDS encoding phage holin family protein: MNFILKVLITGLIAYLLPNILPGVKIADMKTAALFALVLALLNAIIKPVLVILTIPVTLVTLGLFLLVINAFMVLIAANFFKGVVVNGFWWALIFSILLSLGSSVLYSLVGGGKN; the protein is encoded by the coding sequence ATGAATTTTATACTTAAAGTGCTTATAACCGGACTCATCGCTTATTTACTCCCCAATATTTTGCCCGGTGTAAAAATTGCTGACATGAAAACCGCTGCCTTGTTTGCACTGGTGCTGGCGCTTTTGAATGCGATCATAAAACCTGTGCTGGTAATTCTGACCATTCCGGTCACTTTAGTGACACTTGGATTGTTTTTGCTGGTGATAAATGCGTTTATGGTATTGATCGCAGCCAACTTTTTTAAAGGGGTTGTAGTGAATGGTTTTTGGTGGGCGTTGATATTCAGTATATTGCTTTCCCTCGGTTCTTCCGTGCTTTATTCACTGGTGGGTGGAGGCAAAAATTAA